One genomic region from Magallana gigas chromosome 3, xbMagGiga1.1, whole genome shotgun sequence encodes:
- the LOC105326232 gene encoding uncharacterized protein isoform X35 produces the protein MSYYMQQTTYKHDYNPAGGISPRNRQTNYPYGADAPKADIPGPYNNFRPRYGDPLPQHIRDLDGQRFDDQPLTDRQRIKRGEEWIGGRRYDEPMTDRGQYYERERGRDLSPYRYQDRGRNGSPERYYDRGRDNGRGRDFDRRRDESPGKYERPAQPMIDSYADHRKMTDRTTYKDYGEFLQEKIKLDELKKQPVEYPAANLRDHLTHRETYREQMHGPEMVRKPYNSQDKLLERERQLEAQIRREMEKIELHDGNFKPWARDAKNPTHHVPKSTNSGVYLFIRTNKLAKADVVKALQEGRSVLANSYGQLKGIATNREIQLLEGQEGWNIRANMTRTGDYWLERSQDSTVIDDMILVIWFPTFNDAEKWVISERKFKTPSFPEPYGSDVMILPLNDSQPQERIAYTYITTEYPRQLDPVMFRENFVPKIKEVLYKHGNDGFFIQSVGAKVIRGHWVKPSSLITTIRFNTRQDALNFFLDPEYKQIRQEISRRIEQLPVYMNWFKPVSFMFTLDKYV, from the exons TACATGCAACAGACCACATACAAACATGATTACAACCCGGCGGGAGGG ATCTCACCGAGGAACAGACAGACCAATTACCCTTACGGAGCCGACGCCCCCAAGGCGGACATTCCCGGTCCTTACAACAACTTCCGGCCCAGATATGGCGACCCCCTCCCCCAGCATATCAGAGAT TTGGACGGACAAAGATTTGATGACCAGCCTCTCACCGACAGG CAAAGAATAAAACGGGGAGAGGAATGGATTGGAGGG AGACGATATGACGAGCCTATGACGGACCGAGGG CAGTATTACGAGAGGGAGCGAGGCCGGGATCTGTCACCTTACCGG TATCAAGACAGAGGGAGAAACGGGTCACCCGAAAGG TATTACGACCGTGGGAGAGACAATGGTAGGGGCCGGGACTTTGACAGGAGGAGAGACGAGTCCCCTGGCAAG TACGAGAGGCCAGCACAGCCAATGATTGACAGCTACGCTGACCATCGG aaaatgacCGACAGAACGACATACAAGGATTATGGAGAG TTTCTGCAAGAAAAGATAAAATTGGATGAACTTAAAAAG cAACCCGTAGAATACCCGGCCGCTAATCTT AGGGATCACCTAACCCACAGGGAGACCTACAGGGAGCAAATGCATGGACCGGAAATGGTGAGAAAACCTTACAACAGCCAGGATAAGTTGCTGGAGAGGGAACGGCAGCTTGAAGCTCAGATCCGTCGGGAAATGGAAAAAATCGAGTTGCATGACGGGAATTTCAAACCCTGGGCGAGGGATGCTAAGAACCCCACGCATCACGTG CCCAAGTCCACCAACAGTGGAGTCTACCTCTTCATCAGAACCAACAAACTCGCCAAGGCTGACGTCGTCAAGGCTCTACAGGAGGGGCGCTCAGTGCTGGCCAACTCATACGGGCAACTCAAGGGCATCGCTACCAACAGGGAG ATTCAGTTGCTGGAGGGACAAGAAGGGTGGAACATCCGGGCGAATATGACGCGCACTGGGGACTATTGGCTGGAGCGTTCCCAGGATTCAACAGTCATCGACGACATGATCCTGGTCATCTGGTTCCCCACCTTTAACGACGCCGAGAAGTGGGTCATCAGCGAGAGGAAGTTTAAGACTCCCAGCTTTCCCGAACCTTACGGAAGTGACGTTATGATTCTTCCTTTAAACGATAGCCAGCCACAAG AGCGGATCGCCTACACCTACATTACCACGGAATACCCCCGCCAGCTGGATCCAGTCATGTTTCGAGAAAACTTCGTTCCTAAGATCAAAGAAGTGCTCTACAAGCATGGCAACGACGGGTTCTTCATTCAGTCGGTCGGAGCAAAGGTTATCCGGGGTCACTGGGTCAAACCCAGCAGCCTCATTACCACCATCAGATTCAACACCAGACAAGACGCTCTTAACTTTTTCCTAGACC CGGAATACAAACAAATCCGTCAGGAAATAAGCAGACGCATCGAACAACTTCCGGTTTACATGAACTGGTTTAAACCGGTCAGCTTTATGTTTACCCTGGACAAATATGTGTAA
- the LOC105326232 gene encoding uncharacterized protein isoform X16, with protein MSYYMQQTTYKHDYNPAGGISPRNRQTNYPYGADAPKADIPGPYNNFRPRYGDPLPQHIRDQLRNYLDGQRFDDQPLTDRQRIKRGEEWIGGRRYDEPMTDRGQYYERERGRDLSPYRGDDRIYNVLDDGRRTSLDRPINRNRDNEFERQNLRLGRHTSLDRYDLMDKRKENLKQYIQNRRRDPFEGLYQDRGRNGSPERYYDRGRDNGRGRDFDRRRDESPGKFREWDRDRNGYNGYNDRYSRLFRDKFKYLDLYERPAQPMIDSYADHRKMTDRTTYKDYGEFLQEKIKLDELKKQPVEYPAANLRDHLTHRETYREQMHGPEMVRKPYNSQDKLLERERQLEAQIRREMEKIELHDGNFKPWARDAKNPTHHVPKSTNSGVYLFIRTNKLAKADVVKALQEGRSVLANSYGQLKGIATNREIQLLEGQEGWNIRANMTRTGDYWLERSQDSTVIDDMILVIWFPTFNDAEKWVISERKFKTPSFPEPYGSDVMILPLNDSQPQERIAYTYITTEYPRQLDPVMFRENFVPKIKEVLYKHGNDGFFIQSVGAKVIRGHWVKPSSLITTIRFNTRQDALNFFLDPEYKQIRQEISRRIEQLPVYMNWFKPVSFMFTLDKYV; from the exons TACATGCAACAGACCACATACAAACATGATTACAACCCGGCGGGAGGG ATCTCACCGAGGAACAGACAGACCAATTACCCTTACGGAGCCGACGCCCCCAAGGCGGACATTCCCGGTCCTTACAACAACTTCCGGCCCAGATATGGCGACCCCCTCCCCCAGCATATCAGAGAT cAGCTTCGTAATTAT TTGGACGGACAAAGATTTGATGACCAGCCTCTCACCGACAGG CAAAGAATAAAACGGGGAGAGGAATGGATTGGAGGG AGACGATATGACGAGCCTATGACGGACCGAGGG CAGTATTACGAGAGGGAGCGAGGCCGGGATCTGTCACCTTACCGG GGAGATGACAGAATTTATAATGTGTTGGATGATGGTCGAAGAACCTCTTTAGATAGG CCAATAAATAGAAACAGGGACAATGAATTTGAAAGG CAAAATTTGAGGCTTGGGCGCCATACCTCCTTAGATAGG tacGATTTAATGGATAAACGAAAAGAAAATCTGAAGCAA TACATCCAAAACAGGAGGAGGGACCCGTTTGAGGGACTG TATCAAGACAGAGGGAGAAACGGGTCACCCGAAAGG TATTACGACCGTGGGAGAGACAATGGTAGGGGCCGGGACTTTGACAGGAGGAGAGACGAGTCCCCTGGCAAG TTTAGAGAATGGGATCGGGATCGGAATGGTTATAATGGTTATAATGATCGG TACTCTCGCCTATTCCGTGACAAGTTCAAATATCTCGACTTG TACGAGAGGCCAGCACAGCCAATGATTGACAGCTACGCTGACCATCGG aaaatgacCGACAGAACGACATACAAGGATTATGGAGAG TTTCTGCAAGAAAAGATAAAATTGGATGAACTTAAAAAG cAACCCGTAGAATACCCGGCCGCTAATCTT AGGGATCACCTAACCCACAGGGAGACCTACAGGGAGCAAATGCATGGACCGGAAATGGTGAGAAAACCTTACAACAGCCAGGATAAGTTGCTGGAGAGGGAACGGCAGCTTGAAGCTCAGATCCGTCGGGAAATGGAAAAAATCGAGTTGCATGACGGGAATTTCAAACCCTGGGCGAGGGATGCTAAGAACCCCACGCATCACGTG CCCAAGTCCACCAACAGTGGAGTCTACCTCTTCATCAGAACCAACAAACTCGCCAAGGCTGACGTCGTCAAGGCTCTACAGGAGGGGCGCTCAGTGCTGGCCAACTCATACGGGCAACTCAAGGGCATCGCTACCAACAGGGAG ATTCAGTTGCTGGAGGGACAAGAAGGGTGGAACATCCGGGCGAATATGACGCGCACTGGGGACTATTGGCTGGAGCGTTCCCAGGATTCAACAGTCATCGACGACATGATCCTGGTCATCTGGTTCCCCACCTTTAACGACGCCGAGAAGTGGGTCATCAGCGAGAGGAAGTTTAAGACTCCCAGCTTTCCCGAACCTTACGGAAGTGACGTTATGATTCTTCCTTTAAACGATAGCCAGCCACAAG AGCGGATCGCCTACACCTACATTACCACGGAATACCCCCGCCAGCTGGATCCAGTCATGTTTCGAGAAAACTTCGTTCCTAAGATCAAAGAAGTGCTCTACAAGCATGGCAACGACGGGTTCTTCATTCAGTCGGTCGGAGCAAAGGTTATCCGGGGTCACTGGGTCAAACCCAGCAGCCTCATTACCACCATCAGATTCAACACCAGACAAGACGCTCTTAACTTTTTCCTAGACC CGGAATACAAACAAATCCGTCAGGAAATAAGCAGACGCATCGAACAACTTCCGGTTTACATGAACTGGTTTAAACCGGTCAGCTTTATGTTTACCCTGGACAAATATGTGTAA